One genomic region from Reichenbachiella ulvae encodes:
- a CDS encoding cryptochrome/photolyase family protein, with amino-acid sequence MRRDLRLFDNKAILKAKEFNLPIILLFIFDDDIINELKKDDPRITFIYQQLKKINDQLNKNGSSILIKKGKPLEVWNELKKSFNIINITCARDYEPYAQSRDKAIFEWAKQHGINFIGVKDQVIFEKNEVLKKDGKPYTVYTPYKNKWLEQFQQTKIEVIENINYELISKSQFDFPTLEILQLQKSKINVLDYDISVMEDYGEFRDIPHKDRTSYLSPHLRFGTVSIRQLVLLAKNKNETFLSELIWREFFMQILYHFPHVIDKSFKEKYDRIPWINNEEDFEKWCEGKTGYPLVDAGMRQLNQTGYMHNRVRMVVASFLCKHLLIDWRWGEAYFAEKLLDYELSSNNGNWQWAAGSGCDAAPYFRVFNPTSQLDKFDKELKYVKKWVPEYDTPKYPNPLVEHRFARQRALDTYKSALG; translated from the coding sequence TTGAGACGAGATCTACGTCTCTTTGATAATAAAGCAATACTTAAAGCGAAAGAGTTTAACCTCCCCATCATCCTTCTATTCATTTTTGATGATGACATCATCAACGAATTGAAAAAAGATGATCCAAGAATCACTTTTATCTACCAGCAACTCAAAAAAATAAATGATCAACTTAATAAAAACGGCTCCTCTATTTTAATAAAAAAAGGTAAGCCTCTTGAGGTATGGAATGAACTCAAAAAATCATTCAACATCATAAATATCACTTGTGCCAGAGACTATGAACCATACGCACAATCAAGAGATAAAGCCATCTTTGAATGGGCCAAACAACATGGTATTAACTTTATAGGAGTTAAAGATCAAGTAATTTTTGAGAAGAACGAAGTCTTGAAGAAAGATGGAAAACCATATACGGTTTATACACCTTACAAGAACAAATGGTTAGAACAATTCCAACAAACCAAAATTGAGGTAATTGAAAACATCAATTATGAGCTGATATCAAAATCACAATTCGACTTTCCTACACTAGAAATACTACAGCTTCAAAAAAGCAAAATTAATGTCCTGGACTATGATATAAGTGTCATGGAAGATTATGGAGAATTTAGAGACATCCCTCATAAAGACAGAACCAGTTATTTGAGTCCACATTTACGATTTGGGACAGTCAGTATACGCCAGTTGGTGTTGCTGGCAAAAAACAAGAATGAAACATTCCTAAGCGAATTGATTTGGAGGGAATTCTTCATGCAGATACTTTATCATTTTCCACATGTGATAGACAAAAGCTTCAAAGAGAAATACGATCGAATCCCCTGGATCAACAATGAAGAGGACTTTGAGAAATGGTGTGAAGGGAAAACGGGCTATCCACTTGTAGATGCTGGCATGCGCCAACTCAACCAAACGGGATATATGCATAATAGAGTGAGAATGGTCGTTGCAAGTTTTTTATGCAAGCATCTCTTAATAGACTGGAGATGGGGAGAAGCGTATTTTGCTGAAAAACTCTTAGACTATGAACTATCTTCTAACAATGGCAACTGGCAATGGGCTGCTGGATCCGGTTGCGATGCAGCTCCTTACTTTAGAGTCTTCAACCCCACTTCTCAATTAGACAAGTTCGACAAAGAACTCAAATATGTTAAAAAATGGGTGCCAGAATACGACACTCCTAAATATCCAAACCCATTAGTTGAACATCGCTTTGCAAGACAAAGAGCATTAGATACTTATAAATCAGCCTTGGGTTAA
- a CDS encoding DEAD/DEAH box helicase, which produces MKFEDYRISEEIKENLAKMGLKRPTDIQYKSIPAILKGEDVLAIAQTGTGKTAAFAIPIIEKIHKGKLKKREDGIRCVVMVPTRELAIQISEAFQNMAKGTKVKVFGLYGGVEQDAQIEKLSKQVDVLVSTPGRMFDLYSQGFIRFDRVDQLVLDEADHMLALGFIKDIQDLIKKLPKYRQTLFFSATIDEKIKKLAYSLVNKPIRIQVSPKDPVSKNVDHSVAHVEMDDKRFFLERLVKENPEIKILVFVRTKVRAERVKAAMERVQIEALTIHSDKEQSERNDVMSKFRSGKSHLLIATDVTARGIDIPNVDYVVNYDLPDDPEFYVHRVGRTGRGKHKGKAVSFCSSSEKELLEEIEQFVSKPIKVLDIDFHEYEDTIDLSANHDEDWKGLLDREEKAPKKKKKKKK; this is translated from the coding sequence ATGAAATTTGAGGATTATAGAATATCGGAAGAAATAAAAGAGAACCTGGCTAAGATGGGGCTAAAACGCCCCACAGATATTCAATACAAATCTATTCCGGCCATCCTCAAGGGAGAAGATGTTTTGGCTATTGCCCAGACAGGTACTGGCAAAACAGCTGCCTTTGCTATTCCTATCATTGAAAAAATCCATAAAGGAAAGCTGAAAAAGCGAGAAGATGGAATTCGATGCGTGGTGATGGTGCCTACACGCGAATTGGCCATTCAAATTTCAGAAGCTTTTCAGAATATGGCCAAAGGAACCAAAGTAAAGGTATTTGGTTTATATGGTGGCGTAGAACAGGATGCCCAAATTGAGAAGTTATCCAAGCAGGTCGATGTGTTGGTGTCTACTCCTGGTAGAATGTTTGATTTGTATAGCCAAGGTTTTATCCGATTTGATCGAGTGGATCAATTGGTGCTGGACGAGGCAGATCATATGCTGGCTTTGGGTTTTATCAAGGATATTCAGGACCTAATCAAAAAACTTCCTAAATACCGACAGACGCTTTTCTTTTCAGCGACGATCGATGAAAAGATCAAGAAACTGGCTTACTCTCTGGTCAATAAACCTATTCGCATCCAAGTATCTCCAAAAGATCCTGTCTCTAAAAATGTAGATCATTCTGTGGCTCATGTCGAGATGGATGACAAGCGATTTTTTCTGGAGAGACTGGTCAAGGAAAATCCTGAAATCAAAATACTCGTTTTTGTGCGAACTAAGGTGAGAGCTGAAAGGGTTAAAGCTGCGATGGAGCGTGTGCAAATAGAAGCTCTAACTATTCATAGTGATAAGGAGCAGTCGGAAAGGAACGATGTGATGTCTAAATTCCGCTCTGGAAAGAGTCATCTGTTGATAGCTACCGATGTTACTGCCAGAGGTATCGACATACCTAACGTGGACTATGTGGTGAATTATGATTTGCCGGATGATCCTGAGTTTTATGTTCACCGAGTGGGACGTACAGGTCGTGGTAAGCATAAAGGCAAAGCGGTTTCATTCTGTAGTAGTTCGGAGAAGGAGTTGCTGGAAGAGATCGAGCAATTTGTCTCTAAGCCTATCAAAGTTTTGGATATAGATTTCCATGAATATGAGGATACGATTGACCTCAGCGCTAATCATGACGAGGATTGGAAAGGTTTGCTAGATCGTGAAGAGAAAGCGCCTAAAAAGAAGAAGAAAAAGAAGAAGTAG
- the gnd gene encoding decarboxylating NADP(+)-dependent phosphogluconate dehydrogenase has protein sequence MQKTTDKPIVIVFGVSGSGKSTIGQLLSQHLSVPFADADDYHPQKNIDKMASGQPLNDQDRESWLLDLAGLIDENKEKGLVLACSALKEKYRKILSSGDQKIHWVHLAGTKEVLTERLQQRKQHFFNPALLDSQLATLEKPKYGIEVNVEDSPEEIINTVLESMSSKKSEFGLIGLGVMGKSLTLNLANHGVEVLAYNRQAEGEEHIVPQFLSENSDKPNLRATNQLKEFISELEIPRKIMLMVNAGAAVDAVIEDLLPSLDPGDIIIDGGNSHYHDTKRRNDYLKEKGIHFVGCGVSGGEEGALKGPSMMPGGDKEAYEKIAPYLERIAARDKNDEGCCTYIGREGAGHFVKMVHNGIEYAEMQLIAETYAMLRTAGMPIDQMAELFEDWNQGDLKSYLLEITADLLTVKDGDEYLIDLIYDAAGQKGTGGWSTTAALDVGVPFSTISESVMARCLSAQKPLRIRASRLYGERPVIERDLQTLIPKIKQAYQSARVINHAIGFEMIKKTSEENNWGINLSQLARIWTNGCIIRSSLMEELVSSFKASPEEHMLLAPSFVDLLKGSRKELTEAVSEGLQMFLSLPVYAAALNYLNGFTNEQSSANIIQAQRDYFGAHTFQRKDKPLSKYFHSQWTNK, from the coding sequence ATGCAAAAGACAACGGATAAGCCCATAGTTATAGTTTTTGGAGTCAGTGGGTCTGGTAAGAGTACCATTGGTCAGCTCCTGAGTCAGCATTTGTCGGTGCCCTTTGCGGATGCCGACGACTATCATCCTCAGAAGAATATAGACAAGATGGCTTCAGGCCAGCCACTCAATGATCAGGATCGAGAATCCTGGTTACTTGACTTGGCGGGTCTGATAGATGAGAACAAGGAGAAAGGCTTGGTGTTGGCTTGTTCAGCTCTGAAGGAAAAATACAGGAAGATTTTGTCTTCAGGGGATCAGAAAATCCATTGGGTTCATTTGGCAGGGACAAAGGAGGTGTTGACCGAAAGATTGCAGCAGCGCAAGCAGCATTTTTTCAATCCCGCATTGCTGGACTCTCAGTTGGCAACTCTCGAAAAGCCGAAATATGGTATAGAGGTGAACGTGGAGGATTCACCCGAAGAGATTATTAATACAGTTTTAGAATCAATGAGCAGTAAGAAATCAGAGTTTGGATTGATAGGATTGGGTGTGATGGGAAAGAGCTTGACCTTGAATCTGGCCAATCATGGAGTAGAGGTATTGGCTTATAATAGGCAGGCCGAAGGAGAAGAGCACATTGTTCCTCAGTTTTTGTCGGAGAATTCTGATAAGCCAAATCTTCGCGCAACCAATCAGCTAAAGGAATTTATCTCTGAGCTAGAGATTCCGCGCAAGATTATGCTGATGGTCAATGCGGGTGCAGCCGTGGATGCTGTGATTGAAGACCTTTTGCCTTCATTGGATCCCGGGGACATAATCATCGATGGAGGCAATTCTCATTATCATGATACCAAACGAAGAAATGACTATTTAAAAGAAAAGGGAATCCACTTTGTCGGTTGCGGTGTGTCAGGTGGAGAGGAAGGCGCGCTCAAAGGACCATCCATGATGCCAGGCGGAGATAAGGAGGCCTATGAAAAGATTGCTCCCTATTTAGAACGGATTGCGGCCCGAGACAAGAATGATGAAGGCTGTTGCACCTATATAGGACGAGAAGGTGCTGGCCACTTTGTAAAGATGGTACACAATGGAATCGAATATGCAGAGATGCAATTGATCGCAGAGACTTATGCTATGCTGAGAACCGCAGGAATGCCCATCGATCAAATGGCTGAGTTATTCGAGGACTGGAATCAAGGAGACTTAAAAAGCTACCTGCTAGAGATTACTGCTGATCTACTGACGGTAAAGGATGGAGATGAATACCTAATCGATCTGATTTATGATGCTGCTGGGCAAAAAGGTACAGGAGGATGGTCTACCACAGCAGCGCTAGATGTGGGTGTTCCTTTCAGTACGATTTCCGAATCGGTCATGGCCCGATGCCTTTCTGCACAAAAGCCGCTCAGGATAAGGGCTTCCAGGCTCTACGGTGAGAGGCCAGTCATTGAACGGGATTTGCAAACACTGATCCCCAAAATCAAACAAGCCTATCAGTCTGCTAGGGTTATCAACCATGCCATTGGTTTTGAGATGATCAAGAAGACCTCTGAAGAAAACAACTGGGGAATCAATCTTTCCCAGCTTGCTCGGATATGGACCAATGGTTGCATCATTCGCTCTAGTTTGATGGAAGAGCTTGTGAGTAGCTTCAAAGCTTCTCCTGAAGAACATATGCTTTTGGCACCTTCCTTTGTGGATTTGTTAAAAGGAAGTCGTAAGGAATTGACAGAAGCTGTGTCAGAGGGATTACAGATGTTTCTTTCATTGCCAGTATATGCTGCAGCTTTGAATTATCTCAATGGTTTTACTAATGAGCAATCATCTGCTAATATTATTCAGGCGCAGAGAGATTACTTCGGTGCTCATACATTCCAAAGAAAGGATAAACCCCTTTCCAAGTATTTCCATAGTCAATGGACCAATAAGTAA
- the bglX gene encoding beta-glucosidase BglX — translation MNHKYLKHPAILVIIAIALVAISWNHPNTSRPEEDQRIEALLSKMSLEEKLGQLNQRGTSSRERGISEELKSSVRAGKVGSFLNVQSKESILELQRIAVEESPNGIPLIFARDVIHGYKTIFPIPLGQAATWNPDIVERGARVAAIEASSQGIRWTFAPMIDIARDPRWGRIAESAGEDPYLSSIMGEAAIKGFQTDDLSNGNSLAACAKHFVGYGAAEGGRDYNTADISDPLLHNVYLKPFKVASDAGVATFMSSFNELNGVPATGNEYILKDVLRKDWGFDGFVVSDWNSITEMIAHGFSPNAKEAAFSSAKAGLDMEMTSQAYEKHMKELIEEGRLSMDQLDEKVRNILRIKFRMGLFDNPYFDPEQDVLYAEDHLADAKEAAMQSMVLLKNKDNILPLNPKKSKVAVIGPLADAPREQLGTWIFDGDEKHSVTPRTSLSEAFGKRMTFAKGLSFSRDQTEEGFADAIKAAEASDVVLFIAGEEAILSGEAHSRANINLPGAQEKLITKLSETNKKIVLVILAGRPITLGNVLDKVDAVLFAWHPGTMAGPALADLITGQASPSGRLPVSWPKSVGQIPIYYNHKSTGRPASEESFVHIDDIPIHAWQSSLGNTSHYLDEGFHPLYPFGYGLTYSQVEYDALSLPSEISLDQETIKVSASIKNVGDKEVTEVVQLYAQDMFASLTRPVKELKRFRRVSLAPGESKTVAFELALKDLEFYNQKGEWVLEPGTFKIWIGPNAAEGLEGKFELIDAKDNG, via the coding sequence ATGAATCATAAGTACTTAAAACATCCGGCGATTTTGGTGATCATAGCCATTGCTTTGGTCGCTATTAGTTGGAATCACCCTAATACCTCTCGACCCGAAGAAGATCAGCGCATCGAAGCGCTATTATCCAAAATGTCTTTAGAGGAGAAATTAGGACAACTTAACCAGCGAGGAACGTCCTCACGTGAAAGAGGAATTTCAGAAGAACTTAAGTCCAGTGTCAGAGCGGGAAAAGTTGGTTCGTTTCTCAATGTGCAGAGCAAGGAATCCATCCTGGAACTCCAAAGAATTGCCGTGGAGGAAAGTCCCAATGGCATCCCGCTCATTTTTGCTCGAGATGTGATACATGGATACAAAACCATTTTCCCGATCCCTCTGGGACAAGCTGCTACCTGGAATCCAGATATAGTAGAACGTGGTGCTAGAGTAGCGGCGATTGAGGCGAGTTCTCAGGGGATCCGCTGGACCTTTGCACCGATGATCGATATAGCTCGAGATCCTCGATGGGGACGAATCGCAGAGTCAGCTGGCGAAGATCCTTATTTGTCTTCTATTATGGGGGAAGCGGCCATTAAGGGGTTTCAAACTGATGATCTGAGTAATGGCAACTCATTGGCTGCCTGTGCCAAGCATTTTGTTGGATATGGAGCTGCCGAAGGAGGTAGGGACTATAATACCGCCGATATCAGCGACCCGCTTTTGCACAATGTCTACTTGAAACCTTTCAAAGTTGCATCGGATGCAGGTGTGGCGACCTTCATGTCTTCTTTCAACGAACTCAATGGGGTGCCAGCCACAGGCAATGAATACATATTAAAAGATGTGTTGAGAAAGGATTGGGGATTTGATGGTTTTGTGGTGAGCGACTGGAACAGCATCACAGAAATGATTGCACACGGTTTCAGCCCGAACGCCAAAGAAGCGGCTTTCAGTTCGGCCAAGGCAGGACTTGATATGGAGATGACCAGCCAGGCTTATGAGAAGCACATGAAAGAGTTGATCGAGGAGGGGCGCTTGTCCATGGATCAATTGGACGAAAAAGTGAGAAACATCCTTCGGATCAAATTTAGAATGGGACTATTTGATAATCCCTATTTCGATCCTGAACAAGACGTACTTTATGCAGAGGACCATTTGGCAGACGCCAAAGAAGCAGCGATGCAGAGCATGGTCTTGTTGAAAAATAAGGACAATATTTTGCCTCTTAATCCTAAAAAGTCGAAAGTAGCCGTAATTGGTCCCTTAGCAGATGCACCACGGGAGCAATTGGGAACCTGGATATTTGATGGAGATGAAAAACATTCAGTTACCCCGCGTACCAGCCTTTCGGAAGCTTTTGGGAAGAGAATGACCTTTGCCAAAGGTTTAAGTTTTAGTAGAGACCAGACTGAGGAGGGATTTGCAGACGCCATCAAAGCGGCTGAAGCTTCAGATGTGGTACTATTCATTGCAGGAGAGGAGGCTATCTTATCAGGGGAGGCACATAGCCGGGCGAACATCAATTTGCCGGGTGCACAAGAGAAATTAATTACTAAGCTGTCCGAGACGAACAAGAAGATCGTCTTGGTTATTTTGGCGGGCAGGCCCATTACGTTGGGCAATGTTTTAGACAAAGTGGATGCTGTGCTTTTTGCCTGGCATCCTGGCACAATGGCTGGGCCTGCTCTCGCCGATTTGATTACAGGACAGGCTTCTCCTAGTGGCAGACTACCGGTCAGCTGGCCAAAGTCAGTAGGGCAAATTCCGATCTATTATAATCACAAGAGTACAGGGCGACCAGCTAGCGAGGAAAGTTTTGTTCATATCGATGACATTCCGATTCATGCATGGCAAAGTTCCTTGGGCAATACGTCCCATTACCTGGACGAAGGGTTTCATCCATTATATCCTTTCGGCTATGGGTTGACCTACAGTCAGGTTGAATATGATGCGCTTTCACTTCCTTCCGAGATTTCTTTAGATCAGGAGACAATCAAAGTGTCTGCTTCTATAAAAAATGTAGGAGATAAAGAAGTGACCGAAGTGGTACAGTTGTATGCACAGGATATGTTTGCTAGCTTGACACGCCCAGTCAAAGAATTGAAACGTTTTAGGCGTGTAAGCCTTGCTCCAGGTGAGAGTAAAACCGTAGCGTTTGAATTGGCTTTAAAGGATCTTGAGTTTTATAATCAAAAAGGCGAATGGGTGTTAGAGCCTGGTACCTTCAAGATTTGGATAGGTCCCAATGCGGCAGAAGGATTAGAAGGGAAGTTTGAATTGATAGATGCAAAAGACAACGGATAA
- the htpG gene encoding molecular chaperone HtpG yields MQEKGNISIHTENIFPIIKKFLYSDHEIFLRELVSNAVDATQKLKQLSGLGEYTGELGDLKVDVSFDEKAKTITVSDRGIGMTAEEIKKYINQIAFSGATEFVEKYKDKGDEQQIIGHFGLGFYSAFMVADKVEINSLSHAEGAEPARWICDGSTEFEISEGDRKERGTDIILHVNEESLEFLNQGRLQGILDKYCKFLPIEVRFGEKEVSEKDGEDKDGKPQYKTVKKDNIVNNPSPLWTKSPSDLTDEDYLAFYRELYPMSEEPLFWIHLNVDYPFNLTGILYFPKVKNDIELQRNKIQLYSRQVFITDEVKDVVPEFLMLLHGVIDSPDIPLNVSRSFLQADSNVKKINTYITKKVADKLNELYKKDRKEYEQKWSDIGLFVKYGMLSDEKFYDKAKDFALLENVDGEFFNFEEYKTKTEALQKDKDDNLVYLYSTNPAQQHAFIESIKKKSYDVLKLDGPLDAHFIGTLEHKLEKTQLKRVDAETVDKLINKDEKIESVLSDGDKEKAKEIFEKAISDANSTVSVESLASDEMPVIVTMPEFMRRMKDMQRQGGGGMMMMGDMPDQYNVSINANHPLVSKVLKAKKEENKEKLARQAYDLALLSQGLLEGQALTQFINRSIEISAE; encoded by the coding sequence ATGCAAGAGAAAGGTAATATTTCGATTCACACCGAGAATATCTTCCCGATTATCAAGAAGTTTTTATACTCCGATCATGAAATCTTTTTAAGAGAGTTGGTTTCGAATGCTGTCGATGCGACGCAAAAATTGAAGCAACTATCAGGTCTGGGAGAATATACTGGTGAGCTGGGAGACTTGAAAGTAGATGTGAGCTTTGATGAGAAAGCGAAAACCATCACTGTTAGCGACCGAGGTATTGGTATGACTGCAGAGGAGATCAAAAAATACATCAATCAAATTGCATTTAGTGGTGCTACAGAATTTGTAGAAAAATACAAGGACAAGGGAGATGAGCAGCAGATCATTGGTCACTTTGGTCTTGGATTCTATTCTGCCTTTATGGTTGCAGACAAAGTGGAAATCAACTCTTTGTCTCACGCTGAAGGTGCTGAACCTGCACGTTGGATCTGTGATGGCTCTACAGAGTTTGAAATCAGCGAGGGAGACAGAAAAGAACGCGGTACAGATATCATCTTGCATGTCAATGAGGAATCATTGGAGTTCTTGAATCAAGGAAGGCTTCAGGGTATCCTGGATAAATACTGTAAGTTCTTGCCGATCGAAGTGAGATTTGGCGAGAAAGAAGTGAGCGAAAAAGATGGTGAGGACAAAGATGGCAAGCCGCAATACAAGACAGTCAAAAAAGACAATATCGTCAACAATCCATCACCGCTATGGACAAAGTCTCCATCTGATCTAACTGATGAGGATTACCTGGCTTTCTATCGTGAGCTATATCCGATGTCTGAGGAGCCATTGTTCTGGATTCACCTCAATGTAGATTATCCATTCAACCTGACCGGTATCCTTTACTTCCCGAAAGTGAAGAATGATATCGAGCTTCAGAGAAATAAGATTCAGCTCTACTCTCGTCAGGTATTCATTACTGATGAAGTGAAGGATGTGGTCCCTGAATTCTTGATGTTGCTACATGGTGTGATCGATTCTCCGGATATTCCATTGAACGTATCTCGTAGTTTCTTGCAGGCGGATAGCAATGTGAAGAAAATCAACACTTACATCACTAAGAAAGTGGCTGATAAGCTGAACGAGCTTTACAAGAAGGATAGAAAAGAGTACGAGCAGAAATGGTCTGATATCGGATTGTTTGTGAAGTACGGAATGTTGAGTGATGAGAAGTTTTATGACAAGGCAAAGGATTTTGCATTGCTAGAAAACGTGGACGGGGAGTTCTTCAATTTTGAAGAGTATAAAACCAAAACGGAAGCGCTGCAGAAGGATAAGGATGACAATCTGGTTTACCTCTACTCAACCAACCCAGCTCAGCAGCATGCCTTTATCGAATCGATCAAGAAGAAGTCTTATGATGTCTTAAAATTAGATGGTCCATTGGACGCACACTTCATAGGTACGCTAGAGCATAAGTTGGAAAAAACTCAGTTGAAGCGTGTAGATGCAGAGACAGTAGATAAGCTGATCAATAAAGATGAGAAGATAGAATCGGTACTGTCAGATGGTGATAAGGAGAAGGCTAAGGAGATATTCGAGAAAGCTATCAGTGATGCGAACTCGACTGTGTCGGTTGAATCCCTGGCATCCGATGAAATGCCTGTGATCGTGACCATGCCGGAGTTCATGAGAAGAATGAAGGATATGCAGCGTCAAGGTGGTGGCGGTATGATGATGATGGGCGATATGCCTGATCAATACAACGTATCGATCAATGCCAATCACCCATTGGTATCAAAAGTATTGAAAGCGAAGAAGGAAGAAAACAAAGAGAAGCTTGCCAGACAAGCCTATGATTTGGCCCTTCTTTCTCAAGGCTTGCTAGAAGGTCAGGCATTGACGCAGTTTATCAATCGTTCGATCGAGATTTCTGCTGAATAA
- a CDS encoding SH3 domain-containing protein translates to MKIKLTEAVLNQDSELLFSMFADSVWLSNDPPCIESECVKRYLRESFESSDYYWDEIYGALKFGFSINKNEVGYYFEAPSYITHLKNDPGNDETLSDQILILGFNVNIREKPDIGSRILRKASYEVFKKHSLTGSTPLKVDTYIDGKWWYEIELDNDQVGYVIEDFAGEVWDRCITVERIKGEWKITRIYQPPGC, encoded by the coding sequence TTGAAGATTAAGCTAACTGAGGCAGTCTTAAATCAGGATTCTGAGTTGCTTTTTTCCATGTTTGCTGATAGTGTATGGTTGTCTAATGATCCTCCATGTATTGAGTCTGAGTGTGTGAAGCGCTACTTGCGTGAGTCATTTGAGAGTAGTGATTATTATTGGGATGAAATCTATGGGGCACTGAAGTTTGGCTTTTCTATCAATAAGAATGAAGTAGGGTATTATTTCGAAGCTCCATCCTACATTACCCACTTGAAGAATGACCCTGGGAACGATGAAACACTAAGTGATCAAATTTTGATATTAGGTTTCAATGTTAATATTCGTGAGAAACCTGATATAGGGTCTCGGATTTTACGAAAGGCTTCTTATGAGGTCTTTAAAAAACACAGTCTTACTGGCTCTACACCTCTTAAAGTTGATACCTATATCGATGGAAAGTGGTGGTACGAAATAGAGTTGGACAATGATCAAGTCGGCTATGTGATTGAGGACTTTGCTGGTGAGGTATGGGATCGATGTATTACTGTTGAAAGGATAAAGGGTGAGTGGAAAATTACACGCATTTATCAGCCACCCGGCTGCTAG
- a CDS encoding toxin-antitoxin system YwqK family antitoxin, producing MKAIGVGILLSLSAVFSARAQEYVSDEDLLETQYEVPLTVDMDAEEEERQIELKKKKPKRNVYYGKKTRRGFTRTGFGKREVTELFSYLKKYEEPVPYVRDVYWYDFSRRSIVKSRKIDKENAGILHGPYKKLLGDQVIEEGIFYMGVKHGRWTTWNRHDILQSKEKYYKGWPKESKVAYHNREERQLMEIIPIHYGEREGNYYAFHPSGNLAAYGEFQFDHRVGIWREYYDIRNRRKREIMYSKDPFDEEFKPYIIREWDERGKLIYDRSK from the coding sequence ATGAAGGCTATCGGAGTAGGAATACTGCTGTCATTGAGCGCGGTATTTTCAGCCAGAGCACAAGAATATGTGAGTGATGAGGACTTGCTCGAGACACAATACGAAGTGCCTCTCACTGTAGATATGGATGCCGAAGAGGAAGAAAGACAGATTGAGCTCAAGAAGAAAAAGCCCAAACGCAATGTTTACTATGGGAAAAAGACCAGAAGAGGTTTTACTCGGACGGGATTTGGCAAGAGAGAAGTGACAGAGCTGTTTTCTTATCTTAAAAAATATGAAGAGCCAGTGCCCTACGTTCGGGATGTATACTGGTACGATTTCAGTCGACGCTCAATAGTCAAGTCAAGGAAAATCGATAAGGAGAATGCAGGTATCCTACACGGCCCGTACAAAAAGTTGCTTGGAGATCAGGTGATCGAAGAGGGGATCTTCTATATGGGAGTAAAACATGGTCGATGGACTACCTGGAATCGTCATGATATTCTTCAAAGCAAGGAGAAATATTACAAGGGGTGGCCGAAGGAGTCTAAGGTTGCCTATCACAACCGCGAAGAACGTCAATTGATGGAGATAATTCCGATCCACTATGGAGAAAGGGAGGGGAATTACTATGCTTTTCATCCGAGTGGAAACCTTGCGGCTTATGGCGAATTTCAGTTTGATCATCGTGTAGGCATCTGGCGCGAATATTACGATATCCGCAACAGAAGAAAAAGAGAGATCATGTACTCCAAAGATCCTTTCGATGAAGAATTCAAACCTTACATCATCAGGGAGTGGGACGAAAGAGGAAAGCTCATCTACGATCGTTCTAAATGA